The DNA region TTGAAtgctagaaaataaaaaaagctaaatggtTGTTTTTCTATGAGTTCTGAAtaaattatgtcatgttttcattcttcAGGTAATAATAAATCACCCACTGTcttatttttcaattatatttacttaaaatgaaTATTCTTGAAGTCGGGGTGAAAGATATGGACTTAATTCTTTATCACAATGTTTTATGGTAATATTGTGATAATAAAAATTTCaataactatttattacttgTTTTATGTAACTATAGTTGTGACTGCATGGAATAGCATTCACAGCCTCACAATTACAAAGTATTTAAGACACCAGACACATTAAGAAATCTGATTTGTTTCACTAAAATGCAcaaatttaatcatattttcatatttattgaaacaaCTTTATTCAACAAACACTGGAGAAAAATAGTAAACTTACAATCTGGATTTTAAACACCATgtattggaatttattgtgacaaagaTCAatcaaaatcttaaataaaatttattatgaTAAACGATAAATGTCCATCCCTAACAGCCACTGTCACGTTTTAGCGCAGTGACGGcatattaagattttatgaaaagaatatttagctaaatttcCAACCTTTAAAATgggaaatcattttttaaaaatgtttttatttacaatctttcactttaatattaatgtttcacaaaattggcgccccctggtggtgatAAAAATACTTCATCTTTCACATCAAGTGTTTTTGAGGggattttaaacatcattaattggaatttatcatgacaacgATGTATCAAAATGTTATaatgataagaaatttatcacaataaatgatacaataacctttaaaatgagaaatctatatttgctattttttagaaagttttcttctacagtctttgttttataaatgttttacaaatttgGCGCCCTCTAGTGATAAAAACACAGAACCTTCCACGTAAAGTGGTTTTAAACATTagttggaatttattgtgaatcaatgataaatcaaaatattatcATAATAAATGCCCACTCCTACCTTGAAGCAGCTTAACcctgaccttttgaccttttcCAGGTGCTGCTGAAGAACATGTCCACGGTCTCCATCCCCGCGGTGATGGACCCGCTGGCGTTCGAGAGCGTCCTGAGCTGCGCCTACACCGGCCAGCTGCGGATGCTGCGTGACGACATCGTTAACTACCTCACGGTGGGCAGCGTGCTGCAGATGTGGCACATCGTGGACAAATGCACCGAGCTGCTGAAGGAGGGCCGCGCCGCAgcggcaggaggaggaggaggaggagcgcaGGACGCAGCAGGTGGAGGCGGAAGTTCGGCCAATCccggctgcagcagcagcaacggTGAAGCTGGTGGAACTGGGACCACAGGTGGTGTCCTGGTTGTAGAGCCCAACGACCCCCAGAGGGTCCCCCAACCCTCCAGCCGGCCCTCGGTGAGCGAGAGCCAGTCGCCCAGCAGCACCAACTACTTCAGCCCCCGAGACGGGAGCAGCTTCCTGGGGGGAGGCGCAGCGGCAGGGGGGGCCTCTCTGGATGGAGGCAGGGCCAGTAACACCCCCAGCTACTGCACCCCATCAGGGGGAGAGGAGGCCCTGCTCatagaggaggaggagggggaggaagaggaggaggaggtcaTGTACCACcacaggaagagaggaagaggaggaggcagcGGGAGGAGGAAGAAAGTCAGCTCGGTGATGGAGCAGGAGGTCGGAGTCAGCGACAGCTTCGGCGTTTCCTCCTATCAGGTCAGATTTCAACTTTGAGGGAGATGCAGGAattatgattaataaaataatcgtTAACTAGTCAGGGCAATAATtaagaaatatacaaaaaaattatttaatcttacatttttttctttcttttaatcttaaattttgcctttaagatgaaaaaacaacatctgtctgtaaatctgttcttCCTCAACTATCAGTTTTAACTTCATCTGGTTCAAAGtctgtaacagaaaaaaaaaattctcccaTTAAGCATCTTTTCCTGTCCAGTTATTAATTgattagttaaaaaataatcaccagatcatttctacactgtattgatgttaagtcaagcagaaaacttacatgtttttgtgctgcagttGCAGCATCTACTGCAACAAATGACGAAGGTTACACTAAAATCCTGCGACTGCATttataacatgtttatttttctgatttaaaaagggaattatttgtttattggaatcttttaatgtatttttaatattgtgtaaaaaggCTTGAAAGATTTGTAGAATGTGGTCATTTATTTTGTCCCactaatcatcagaataatcgattactaaaataatctctAGTTTACTTTAGTAATAAATATCAGGCCGTATTTTACATCTGTGTCCCTCTGCAGGACGGCGAGGATTCTGAGGCGGCGCTGCAGAAACGTCCCACCTACAGCCAGCCCAGCATCATGCCGCGCAAGCAGTGGGTGGTGGTGAAGACGGAGCGGACGGAGGACGACGACCTCATCGTCGTGTCCGGAGAGGAGGGCGGCGAGGATGAGGAGGACGAAGACGAGAGGGAGATGGAGCTGGTTAGGGAGCGAGGGAACTTCAACATCTCCAACATCAGGAGCCTTTCAGCGGAGCTGGCGGGCCGAGCGGAGAGCGAGATGGACTCACAGGTCAGCCGGTACCAGAGTCCAGTTCCTCCTTTAATCTGAAACTATTCACAACAATTTACATTCAGGAAATTACAAACAGGATTAGGATTTTATTGGACAGATCAACATAAAGTGGTGATAACTATAAAATTATAAAGGAAAGTAATAATAGATGAATAATTGtagattgtaattttgtttataCAATAAactatctgaaaagtgtggcttttttttttattcagccccCTTTATTATGATACCCCTAAAGTAAACTGAGACCTTCTTTCTTTCTACTTACAAATTTAACacgagtttttttattttagtttgtgtaagatattaaaaaactgggaatttagttaaatattctgtggaacctaaagttgtaatattttacttttataataaaaaaaagatttttacatatttgttcaaattgtcTCCATGTCGTTACAGTttattatgagacagataatctgtggcaGATCgatctcctccctgagctactattgctgtctgaagcaACGCACAGCTCCcggccaaaaacaaccaatcagagccaagcgGAGGATCTCatcgctgtcaatcaacctcatgtactctCTGCTCGAGGCTGATGGCGGAGAAACAATTTACCTTTACAAGAAAACTGCTCatcattggtggccatgctaactagcctgagcattcacagTAGGCTATGCTAGCAGTGCCAAAgggagggtgattgacagcgctaagacccgcctcctggctctgattggttggttctaGTCAGAGCTGGAAGAGTTAAtctttttttacagattttctgtctcatgaAAAACTGTCACAGCAAgatgacagtttaaacaaatatgtaaaaaaaaaagtcttttataaaagttacagcTCACAGCTTTAACATGCCATCACTATGGTGaagcatggtagtggcagcgtcatgctgtgggttTTCTAGAATCAGTTCTAGATTTAGTCAATAACagatctgacctctgaccttttccTGCAGGTGGATTACTGCCAGTCATCAGAGGACTACCTGAAGTTTGAGGGCAGCCTGATCGAGCAGACGTTAGCCCAGCACCTTCATGACGGCGCCgcgggtcagaaccagagcgCCAACCGGGCCGTGTCGGCCCTGCTGGGTCAGGTCCAGTCCGCCGCCTCGGCCCGGGCGCAGCTCTTCCCTCTGGACATGCAGGGGAACCAGATCCTGCTGTACAGCCAGGCGTCCGGCCTCGCCCTGGACCCAGCCGCGCCGCCGCTGGGCGTGGCCGCCGGCATGATGGGCGGAGCCTCTTTCAAAACGCCCGGCCTGGAGCACGGCGCCGTCCAGCT from Xiphophorus hellerii strain 12219 chromosome 13, Xiphophorus_hellerii-4.1, whole genome shotgun sequence includes:
- the zbtb22b gene encoding zinc finger and BTB domain-containing protein 22b: MQSVPMEVGSSSGSGGSAVEVSFPGAQTSVLDSLNRQREDGSLCDLSIHVQGHVFKAHRCVLAASSPYFHDQVLLKNMSTVSIPAVMDPLAFESVLSCAYTGQLRMLRDDIVNYLTVGSVLQMWHIVDKCTELLKEGRAAAAGGGGGGAQDAAGGGGSSANPGCSSSNGEAGGTGTTGGVLVVEPNDPQRVPQPSSRPSVSESQSPSSTNYFSPRDGSSFLGGGAAAGGASLDGGRASNTPSYCTPSGGEEALLIEEEEGEEEEEEVMYHHRKRGRGGGSGRRKKVSSVMEQEVGVSDSFGVSSYQDGEDSEAALQKRPTYSQPSIMPRKQWVVVKTERTEDDDLIVVSGEEGGEDEEDEDEREMELVRERGNFNISNIRSLSAELAGRAESEMDSQVDYCQSSEDYLKFEGSLIEQTLAQHLHDGAAGQNQSANRAVSALLGQVQSAASARAQLFPLDMQGNQILLYSQASGLALDPAAPPLGVAAGMMGGASFKTPGLEHGAVQLQTGLGPDCSDGGGVGGGAGGSGGTAKVFMCHCGKTFTHKSMRDRHINMHLDLRPFHCPVCAKKFKMKHHLTEHMKTHTGLKPYDCLGCGKKFMWRDSFMRHRSHCERRGADGDTAGGGEGGRRGGGGEEGPDFNASTHLLLSAADGGQGGAARGGGASAAAAGQHGGGSSHHGNAMAAATGAMLGAVSQSPGPDHGSGMFGGLGLARGVCEEDVCEVSADGSSVT